GGTAATCAAGCAAAACCAGCTGGTGTTCCCTCTCCTCGGCTGCCAGAGCCTCGTAAAAATCTCTTTCTGCACCGTAGCGAGCATCAGACCCCTGGCTCTTGTAGAAATCATAGGTCTTACTCTCCATGTCTATGGCTGTCTGTACCGCATCAAGCTCAGTAGCCGAAGCCTTGATACTAGAGTCGGTGCCCTCAGCCCGGGCAAGTATTGTTCTTAGCAGTGTGCCTCCCTCAGGTTGGAAATCAACCGTAGGCCATTCCTTTTTATTCCGTATGGTGTCGAAGATACTCTGGAACTTCTGCCGGTGTAAGTCTTCTTCAGCGGCGAGTGTCTGCAATAACTCCCTGCCCAGCTTATTGCTGCTTTTCCGGCTGGCTTCCAGGTAATACTCTTTGCCATCAATTTCCATCTGGATAGCAGTTTGAAGTGCATTAAGGGTTTGGTCCTGTTCGATTTCCATTAGTAATTTCCTCCGGTGAGTGATGAGAATACCTGACCGTATATATGGGAAATGGGATAGCAGAGATGAGCGATAGGCTGCTTACTGGCCTTCCCCTTCTTCCTGACCGAAACAGTGACCTTCATAGCTCTTACCGCAGCAACTTTAAGTCAATTCCTCTTACAATATTTCCTGAGACGATTATTGTACTCCTTAATACTGATGGTAGCAACTTCAAGGGATATATCTTTGGCAGCTAAATGCGTCACCTGTTTTACCACAAAAATCAATCTTTTGCAACAGGGTACTTCCATGAGCGCCACTATTAGATTCCTCAGAAAAAATAGTGAAACAGCACGTCCAGTCGACCGCTCTTCGCCAGGTAGAGGCCGGAGAAGCGCATGACCTCCTGCATCCTCTCCCGGTAGCCAGGAGCGTAGCAGGGATTCTCGCACTTCTTGCACATTGGCTTGGGGTCATAAGGGCACTGGAGCAGCTTGACAATGCCGTGATAGAGCAGTCTACGGCATTCCGAGCACAGCAGCAGAGGTCTGTCACCTGCTGCCTGTCGAAGGGCTTCATCCTCACCGGGAAAGAGGCTCTTCGGCTCGTACCGGTGATTCTCCCGGCAGAAGATGTTCACAAAATCGGCCAGGACCCTGGCATCCCTGGCTTTCTTGCGGTCCATCCTTTCAAAGAGCTTTGACATACGCCTCCGATGTCTTGGCCGACCACGACTCTATGTCAGTACCTCACCCCGGACGCCGATGGTGACTTCCTTGAGGGGTATATCTTTACCGCTGGCCTGAATTGCCTGCCGTGCCATGTGCACCAGACCGGAGCAGCAGGGTACTTCCATGTGCACGACCGTCAGGCTCTTCACGTCCGACTGGCTCAGAATATCCGTCAGCTTCTTCTGGTGTGCCTGGAAATCATCCAGCTTGGGACAGGCTATCAGCAGGCTGTGGTCCTTGAGGAAATCCTGATGAAAGCCGGCATAGGCAAACGGCACGCAGTGCGCTGCCAGTATCAGGTCGGTCCCCTGAAGAAACGTCGCCCCTGGTGGTACCAGCGTCATCTGCACCGGCCAGTGACCGAGCATCGAAGGCTGGGAGGTTCCGGTCTCGGTGGCAGTCTCCGTTATCGCCGGCTTTTCGAACCGGGTAACCGTACTCCCGGGACAGCCACAGGGCAACGTCTCCTCCACCTGTTGTTGACTGGTAAGGTGCTCGTTGACCAGTTCCTCATTGAAACCCTCGGCCACCCGCTCCTCAATGGTTATCGCTCCCTCAGGACATTCACCGAGACATGCCCCGAGGCCGTCACAGAACTTCTCGCTTATTAATTTCGCCTTACCGTCGATAATCTGGAGGGCACCCTCGGCGCAGGACGGGATACAGACCCCGCATCCGGTGCACTTCTCCTCATCAATGTGTACTATCTTTCTTGTGGTTCTGATTGTCATCTTACGCCTCCCATCAACTACCCACAGGGTGATCCCGGTTAGTCCTCCCCCCTCAAATCCTTCCACCTCTCCTCACCCAGGCACTGGCGGGCGGAAGCGCACCAGTCAATGCAGGACGGCACCTTCTCACGGTATACCCTGGTGCCACACTTGGGGCACCTGACCCTCGCCTCGTCGGAGAATATCTCCACCTCGGCGCCGCAGTCGGGGCACTTATGCAGTGATACTCGCAGGTTTCTCATATCCTGACCGGGACACTTGAACGTCATTACTCTTATCTCCTCCTTTGGAGAGTGACTCCTCTTGGTCTCAGTAGTAATCATAGCTCGGACTGAGAGCACGCACTATGATATAAGTCATGTAGACTCCAAACTCGGGGGAATTGTGGCACCTGTTGTGGTATCATTGGCCGTATGCCGACATGAGAGAGGGGGTCTGTCATGGCATCTGCCAGTGAATTCAAGCGCATGTTCAAGGGGGCATGTCTCGAGGCTGAAGACCTGTTCCTCCTGGAACCGTTTCAGATTGGCTATCTTCCCGGGTGGGTACCCGAGCAGGAATTCGCTGCCGTACTCTCGGCGCATCCTTCCATCAGGCGTTTCCTTGTAGCCCGGTGCCCCACTATCGCCGCCTTCATCGAACGCATCCTGGCACAATCCAGTCGTTCAGTGAGCCAGGACGAGCTGAAAGAGTGTACGGACAGGGTGGTCTGGACCATCGCCGACCTTCTCGTCTACAACAAGTGCCCGGAGGTGTACGACTCCCTGGACTTCCATAACTGGGACTTCAGCGAGGTCACCTCCATCGTCGCTCTTGACGAGGCAGTAGTGATTGACGGAGGAGCCGGCACTGGGAGAGTAGCGCTCGAGGCCGCGCGGACGGCGAAGTGGGTCTTCGCGGTGGAACCGGTAGCCCGGTTGAGAGAATTCATCCGGGAGAAGGCGTCGGAAGCTGACCTGTCCAATGTCTTCGTCCTTGACGGTTTCCTGCACGCCATTCCTCTTCCTGACCGATTCGCCGACATCCTCATAACGTCACACGCGCTCGGGTGGCGACTCGAAGAGGAGTTGGCAGAATTCGAACGGGTGGTCAGGGCAGACGGATTCATTGTGCATTGTCCGGGCACGGCAGAGACAACGGCCGAAGAACAAAGCCAGCACTCTCTTCTCCTTTCACCCGAGTGGCATTATGAGTTCTCAAGGTATAGAGAGTCCGACGGCTGGAAGAGGAAGTACTGGAAGCGGCTGTGACGGTCTCTTCCAGATACCCCGACGCGTCACCACCCCGCTGCACCGGGAGCACTACACCCGAGGATACCCCTCACTCAGGAGGCGGAGCTTCTCGGCATCAAGAATGGTCACCCTGCCGCGAACAGAGCTAATGATACCGCGACTCCTTAGCTGGCTCATCACCCGAATTGTGGTCTCGGTGGTCGTCCCTGCCATGTCCGCAATCTCCTGTCGGGTGAAGGGAAGTGTATCGCCGAGCTTCGAGGAAAGCATGACCAGCACGGCGGCGATACGCTGCTCGACCCGTTCCCCGGCAAGGTCTCGGAGCCTGCCCTGTGCGTCCCGGAGCCGCCCTCCGAGGACGTTGATAATCCTCAGTGCCACCTGGGGACGGTCGGTTAGAAAGGCAAGGAAGTCCTCCCGACTGATACCCAGCACCCTGGTCCGGGCCACTGCCTGGGCGGAGGCGGGGTAGGACTTGTTCTCGAAGACAGCCACCTCACCGAACATCTCGCCGGGACCGAAGAAGGCAATGATGAACTCTTTACCCAGGGAGGAATGCTTCACCACCTTGACACTGCCCTCGGTGATAACGTAGAAACGTTCCGGAGCGTCACCGTCCCAGAAAACGAACTGGTCCGGCATGAAGCTATACTCGAATGCGAGTTCGGCCAGGGCGGCGAGCTCATCGTCACTCAGACCGGAGAATATCGAGGAGCGCTTCAGAATCTGGGTTTTGTTCGTTTCCCGCAATCCACCTCTCCCCTACCGCGCCTGGACTTGACATTTACCTACCTGTGGGCGGATTATAGCACATACAACGGTAAGGGCAACCCCCGGTATGTGCTCCGGTAGCGAGTATGATGCAGGTCATGGTTCTTAGCGACAAACGCAATACAATAAGAGTGTCAGTGCCCCTTATTCGCAGGGCCGGTTTATTGCGAGCAAACCAAGGAGGCTTGTGTGATGGCGAATGAGAAGTACGTCTGTCCGCAATGCGGCAAGGAATCCGAGAAACCGGGACAATGCCCAAACTGCCGGGTAGAGCTGGTGGCTATCTGCCCGGTATGTGGCAATCCGGTAGTGGGTGAGCACATACACCCAGAAGACTAGCTGCGGCAACGCAAGGAAGTGAGGTGAAACATGGTAGAGAAGAAAGTCATCATCTACAGCACCCCCACCTGACCCTACTGCCACCGGGCGAAAGAGTATCTTTCGCGAAAAGGCATTTCCTACACGGAACACGATGTCGCTGTTGACCGTGAGAAGGCTAAGGAGATGGTGCAGAAGTCAGGTCAGATGGGCGTCCCGGTGATAATCATTGACGATGACATCGTAGTAGGGTTCAACCAGGGCAAAATCGACGAATTACTGGCCAGCTAAGGCCGATAGACGGCCCCGTTCGGGCATTCTATCGGGGGGAGGTAACCATGTACGACCTGATGGTTATCGGTGGTGGTCCTGCGGGCCTGGCCGCCACTGTCTACGCGGCACGCAAACAACTCAACGCCGCCCTCATCAGCCAGGACATCGGCGGGCAGATGAACTGGACGCTCGGTATCGAGAACTACCTGGGCTACCAGTTTATCGAGGCGCCGGAGCTCATCGGCAAGTTCCAGACCCAGGTAGACCAGTTTCCCATCGACCAGAAGATTGGCGACAAGGTATCCCGGGTGGAGAAGATTAACGGCGGCTACGAGGCGGTACTGGAGAACGGCGACCGCCACCAGTCAAAGGCAGCGATTCTGGCCACCGGCAAGAAACCGAGGATGCTCAATGTGCCCGGTGAGAAGGAGCTTGTCGGCAGGGGCGTGGCCTACTGTGCCGTCTGCGATGGCCCGGTGTTCGCCGGGCAGAGGGTGGCTGTCGTGGGTGGTGGCAACTCCGCCCTCGAGGCCGTACTGGACATGCTGAAGATCGGTGAGCACGTGGACATGGTCTCCCTGACTCCCCTGACAGGAGACCCCGTCCTGATTAGCCAGCTCTCCGAGGGAGAGAAGCTCGCCGTCTACACCGAGCACGAGACGGTGAGAATAGAAGGCGACCCACTGGTCGAAGGCATGGTGATTAAGGACATCAAGACCGGCGAAGAGAAGCGTCTCGATGTCACGGGCGTGTTCATCGAGATCGGACTGGTGCCCAACTCGGACCCGGTCAAGGGCCTCCTGAAACTGAACAAGACCGGGGAGGTACCGGTAAACTGTTCCTGCGAGACCGCCCTGCCCGGGCTCTTCGCCGCCGGAGACGTAACAAACGTGCCGGAAAAGCAGATAGTGATTGCCGCCGGCGAGGGCGCCAAGGCGGCGCTTGGAGCACACCGCTACCTGCAGAGGCTGGGCTGAGTCCTGCCTGACCGGCAGGTTATCCAGCCGTCTCTCAGCACCCCGGCTCACCGGGGTGGCCGCAGCACGATTGCCGTTTCCACGCCTTGATGAGGCTGTTGCGCAGCAGCAGGTACAGCTTCCGGTGCAGCGGCATCGGCGCTGACATGTTGGTGAAGAAAGCGTTCAAGCGTGACATTCCTCACTCCTCGGGGCTACTTCTCCTGGGCCGCCAGGTACTTCTCCGGGTCCTGGTCAAAGGCCTTCTTGCACCCCACCGCGCAGAAGTAGTAGGTCTCCCCATTGTACTCAGAAGTGGCTGCCGCCGACTTCTCCTCGACTTCCATGTGGCAAACCGGGTCAATAGCCATTGATGTACCTCCTCCACTCTCTTCTCCGGATACAGCCACCGGTCCCACTCCGACAGTCTTCTCGAAACGGACCGGCCGGAACCGCCTCAGTCGCAGTGAGTTGGATACCACCGTCAGGGAACTGGCCGCCATTGCGGCCGCCGCCAGGATTGGATTCAGGAATCCGAAGTCGCCTAAGAAGAACTTCGCCCCGGAGGGCACACCGCCCTGTCCGAAGACCAGGTAGAGTACCCCGGCCGCTATCGGTATCAGCACGGTGTTGTAGGCGAAGGCCCAGAACAGGTTCTGCTTGATTGTCCGCACCGTGCTCCGACTGAGCGATATCGCGGTGACAATCCCGCTCAACTCACCACGGATGAGCGTGATATCACCTGTCTCCATGGCAACGTCCGTACCGGTGCCGATGGCAATGCCCACGTCGGCCTGGGCCAGGGCGGGTGCATCGTTGATACCGTCGCCGACCATCGCCACTACCTTACCCTCGGCCTGGAGGTTCTTCACTTCCTGGGCCTTGTGCTCCGGTAGCACCTCGGCAAGTATGCGGTCAACTCCCGCCTCCCGGGCAATAGCTTCGGCAGTGCGGCGATTGTCACCGGTGAGCATCACCACCGAGATGCCCATCCGCTTCAGCCTGGCAACAGCTTCCGCGGCGTCGGGCTTGATGGTATCGGCCACAGCAATGACACCGACCACCTGGCTATCGACGCCGAGGAACATCACCGTCTTGCCCTGCTCACGAAGACGCCCGGCTTCCTCCCCCAGGCCGTTCAGAGCGAGTTTCCTGTCCTCCACCAGCCTCAGGTTACCGAGCAGGAGCCGCCTGTCATCCACCGATGCCTCGACTCCATATCCGGGGACCGCATTGAACTCTGAGACCGGGGACAGCTCCAGCGTCATTTCCGTGGCGGCACGGACAATGGCTTCACCGAGGGGATGCTCCGAGCCGCGCTCCACCGAGGCCGCCAGCCGGAGGACCTCCTCCCTGGAAGAAGATTGGGCGGCAATAACATCAGTCACCTTCGGTTCACCGGCGGTCAGCGTACCGGTCTTGTCCAGCATCACAGTGTCAATCTTGTGCGCCCTTTCCAGTGCCTCGGCGCTGCGGATGAGGACGCCGTTCTCTGCCCCCTTACCGGTACCTACCATTATCGCCGTGGGTGTGGCCAGCCCCAAGGCGCAGGGACAGGCGATAATGAGCACAGCGACAAAGTTCAGCAGGGCAAAGGTCAGCACCGGCGCCGGTCCCACGAAATACCAGACGATGAAGGTGATGATGGCAATGCTGAGCACTATCGGTACGAAGTAGCTGGCGATAACATCGGCCAGGCGCTGGATGGGCGCCTTGCTTCCCTGCGCCTCATCCACCAGCCGTATTATCTGGGCCAGGGTGGTATCCTTACCTACCTTGGTCGCTTCGAAACGGAAACTGCCCGTCTTGTTGATGGTGGCGCCGATGACCTCATCACCGACGTTCTTCTCGACGGGAATGCTCTCGCCGGTGACCATCGATTCGTCGAGACTGGAGTGTCCCTCCCGCATAATCCCGTCTACGGGAACTCGTTCGCCCGGCCGCACCAGAATAAGGTCGCCAACCTGCACTTCCTCTATCGGAATTTCCTTCTCTTCACCGTTACGGACAACCAGGGCCACCTTGGGCTGCATGCCGATCAGCTTCTTTATCGCCGCCGAGGTCTGCCCCTTGGCGCGAGCTTCCAGGAACTTGCCCAGCGTAATCAGGGTTATTATCATTGCCGAGGTATCGAAATAGACGTTACGTTCCAGTGCTTCGGCGGCAAAGAGCCCCGGTAAGAGCACGGCGACCACGCTATAGAAGTAGGCCGCTGAGGTTCCGACGGCAATCAGAGTGTTCATGTCAGCCGTCCGGTGTCGCAGCGCACCCCACATCCCGCGATAGTAACGCCAGCCCGCCCAGAACTGCACCGGCGTTGCCAGGGCCCAGAGCAGAAAGAGCTTGCCGGTGAAGTCCGGCACCCACATCAGGGCGAAAATCGGAATCGCCAGAGCGGCCGCCACGATGAGCCGGTTACGCACCGACCGTACTTCCCGCTGGGCAGCGGAGGTGACGTCTTCCAGGGTCTCCGCTTCCTGTCCGAGTTCATAGCCGGCCCTGGCCACCGCCTGCTTGAGGTCGGCATACTCTGTCCCCTCGACGTACTCTACGGTTGCTTTCTCCGAGGCCAGGTTGACACTGGCGGATACAACCCCGGTAACGCCGGACAGGGCTTCCTCTACGCGGGCAACGCAGGCCGCGCACGTCATCCCACCGACCGGAAAGATGGCCTTCGTGGTCGCCATCCCGTAGCCGAGGTCGGAGATAGTCTTGCTGAGCTTACCGAGGTCTACCTTCGCAGGGTCGTACTCCAGCGAGACCTTCTCCGAGGCGAAGTTGACGCTGGCTCTCTCCACACCGGGAACTGCGGCCAGACCTTTCTCTATCGTCGCCGCACAGTTGGTGCATGTCATACCGATGACGGGTACAACCGTCTTACGCTTCTTCCTGGTATCTATAACCATCTACCTATCCGTCCCCAGGACATTTTGAGATTGACACCCGGTGCTCCTGAGTGATACCGGAGAAATAGATAGAAAGACCTATGACAGGTCCTTCTTTATCTGCTCAAACTCTTCCCGGGATAGCTCGCCGCGTGCGTAGCGCTCCCTGGCGATGCTGACTGAATCGCCCCTTCCGCCCGTCGCGTTCCGCTTCGACAATGCGATCACTGCCCAGACAACTAGCCCTACCACAACCGCAGATAGTACGAACATCCACGGGCCTCCAGAGAACATCCACCAACCCATACCATCACCGAAATACCACATAGCCACCTCTCATCCTCAAAACACTATCACCCTTCAAAAGAAGGTTACCATACCCACCTCAAGCCGAATATGACGTAGGTCACAGACCCGCGGGAACGCTGGCTGTCCGTGCTCCAGCTCTACTGGACAACGGGGTGCCTTGCTGCCTCCCAGCCCAGAATCCCATCGGACATGTTGTATATCTCGCGGAAACCCAGTTCCGCCATCACGTCACGCGCTCCCGCGCTCCTGGCACCGCTCCGGCAGTAGATGAGATGTGTCTTATCCCGGTCCAACTCGCCCACCTTGTCTCTGAAGTCATCGTCCCGGAAGTTGACCAGCACCGCACCCTCGATGTGGCCCTCGGTAAATTCCTCCGGCGTCCGCACGTCGATGATTGCGAAGTCGGCATCCCCCCACCTCTCCTCTATCATCTCGGCAGCCTCCTGCACAGTGATGTCTTCAATCGTTTGGGACACCCCGGCAGGGACCTCCTCCGTTCCTACCGTGCAGCCGCCGGTCACCACAACCACCATCAGCAATATCGGCACGACTACCGTCGGCATGATGCCGTTCTTCCTGGTTCTGTCTGCTGTCTTCATGGTCGTCCCCTCCTGGCTTGTCTCTGTCTCCACGCTGTCGTGTAGGCTGAGTTTCCGCAGGTACCCACCATTATACACCAAGACAGCCGGCACTACCCGGTACCATTAGAGCTAACCAACCCGCTCCGACATCGTCTATAATACTGGTATGATGCTGGAAGAAATCGGTGTCCACAAGGTAGGACGGATAGCCCCGAGCAGGCTGCTCTCTACCGTGATGGTAGTGCTTGTGTCGGCACTCCTGTTGGCGTGCTCTCCGGCCGAGGATACTGCCCCTGCCCGAACCACCGCTCCCGGAGAAGCCACCATCAGTAAGATGACGAACCTGACATCGTCCGACGCCCTGACACGCGACTGCCAGCGTGGTCAGGGGTCTTCTGGCCTCGAAGTCGGGACGGTGGCGGTCGATTTCACCCTGAAAGACACTCGGGGACGTGAGTACAGCCTTTCCGCCCTGCTCACCGAGAAACCGGTGGTCATGGTCTTCGGCTCCTTTACCTGACCACCCTTCCGGCGACGGTGCGCCGCCACTGAAGACCTCTACGAAAAATACGGCGACAGGCTTCACTTCATTATTATCTACACCGTTGAAGCCCATCCCGCCGGCTCGGCGAGTCCGTATTCCGGCCAGGAGTGGACCGGCGCTTACAGCACCGATGAAGCCGGCAACCCGGTTACCCAGCCGGAGACCTACCAGGAACGACTTGCCCTTGCCGGCAAGACTGTCGCCGCGGAGGGAATAACGGTGCCGGTACTCGTGGATGAGATTGACAACCCTCTCTGGTGCACCTATGGTCCGGCACCGAACATCGCCTACCTGATAGGGACCAACGGTACCGTTGTCATCCGGCAGGACTGGTTCGATCCCGCCGGGATGGAATCCGCCATCCTCGCCTATCTCAACAACCGTTAAACGATAGCCAGCACCAAGGACTCAGTTGCAGAAATACCAGGAAGTATGTCCCGAAGGGTGAGACCCTTCGCAACATCCGGATGCCAGGACTGGTGGCAGAGTTCCTTTTCTACCTCCGGAAAGCTTGACAAACTGTGATTCATTTGATATACTCAGGTATAATTTCATGAAATACTTCATATAATGATAAGAATAACTGAGTTTGCCAGGAAAACCGGAGCTTCGGTGGACGAGCTTCACTATCTGGAGAGGAAAGGCTTCATCAGCCCCGTGATGGCAAAATTGAAGCGGCGGACGGTCAGACAGTACCCGGATACGGACATCCGAAAGCTGCAACTCACCATCAAGTACCGCCGGGATGGTTTCACCTGGGACGTGGCTTTTCAGAAGGCGCTGCAGGAACTCCAGAATCCGCGCCTGTTCGATGTCAGATAGGTACAATCGCTCCAGCAGTGTATTGGAAGGATAAGGTAACAGGAGGTGACCCATGGCCAAAGTGAAGCTTCTTACCGGTCCCGGAGTTTTCCAGGTCCTGGCCAATGTCTGTCGTAACCCCCAGGAGGCACTGAAGCAGTTCGTCGAGAACGCGGCTGACGCCATTGAGCAGGCCAGGCCGGAGGAAGGACACGTCTGGATTCGGCTGCATTACCACGCGGCAGGTAATGGCCATAACGAGGGCACGCTAAAGCGCATCAGCATCCAGGATAACGGGGGCGGGATGACGTCCGAGAAGATGAAACAGGTCCTTCACCGAATCGGGGACTCCGAGAAGATCAGCCTCGCCCTGAGAGGAGAACAGGGTATCGGCCTGCTGGCTTTTGCCCTGATTACCGAGGAACTGCACCTTGCCTCTACCGCCGAGGAAGGCAAGCCATCAAGCTGCCTGGTACTGAAGCGTCCCTGGCTGAAGACCGGACGCGCCGAGGTAATTGAGCATTGCCCGGACCACGAGCACACTCACCACGGAACCGTTGCTTACCTCGAAGGTATCATACCAGATATCGCTGCCCAGCTATCCAAGGAACGGATTAAGGACTCACTGGGGCAGCAGTTTGCCAGCGACCTTAGGGCAAACCTGTACGCCATGTCCATCTCGGACGGCGCTGATTTCGAGCAAATCCACTCCCAGCGTTTTCGGGGCGTGAAAGTCCTTTCTACCAGCCTGCCGATAAATGGGGCGAGTTCCGCCTTCGCCGAGCTTTACGTTCTACCCTGGGAGATACCGGATGCCCACATCAGCCTCTACGGACGGGGCGGTACCCTGGTCTGTCCACTTACCGACCTTGCCGACTTCAAGGCCCTCCCCTGGCTGGACCAGCGCCTCGAGGGATATATCCGCTGTGACCGACTCAAGCGTACCGCCGATAAGACCGCCGTGATACAGGACGAGGTCTTCCGCTCCTTCGTCACCGAGTTGCGTAAGCTCGAACCTCAAATCCAGAGGCTTATCCAGGAGGTTAGTACCGACTCTCAGGAGCGGCGTTTCACCATCATCCTGAACAAGGCAGGAAGGTTGATAGATAAATTCCTGCGCTACCGCGACCGGGGATTACTGGCTGACCTTACCGTGATAACGGCTGCCGGCGTCGAAAGGGGACGCGCTCCTTCAAGGGACATGACGAAACATCTGCCAGCCCTCTCCGGTAACGGCGACGGCGACGGAGCCACCAGGACCGCGGTACGTGCTCCCAGTCGCGCCCCGGCCATTGCCCTGCGGTCACTGCCGGACGACAGGGCGTACTATCGGAGCCTGTATGACCCGGGCGATGGCTCCATCTGGATAAACCGCGAGCACTCCGAATTCCTGCTGGCACAGAGAGAGGACCGGCGCTGCCTGCGCTACCTCTTCTCGATATGGGTCAAGGAAAGCCTGCTGCAGGAATACGGCGCTGATGCCGAGAGAGTTGCCGACGAGATGGTGGGTGTCCTTGCCGAAGCGGAACCACTACTGTGGTGACCCTTCCGCACAATGGTACCTGAACCTGGCCTGGCTCTGATAAGTAGCCCGGAGGGGGCTAACTGGTACGGACCTGTTTCTCCGCCGGTTGGCCCCTGGGTTTGTTGTTGCAGAACAAGCATGGGCTTTCATGAAGCGGCCAAACCCCCTTCACGACTGCCTCTCACTCTGAAACCACCCACGAAGCTCCCCCACTTTGACGCCTGCTCTAACACTTGCTAGAATCAAGCAACACACGGACATAAGGAGATAATGAAATGGGTAAGCTTGATGGCAAGGTAGCGGTGATAACCGGCGGGGCCAGCGGAATCGGCCGGGCAACGGTACGGCTCTTCGTACAGGAGGGGGCACGAGTGGTCTTCGGGGACATCGAAGACACTATGGCACAGCGGGTTGCCGAGGAGGTGGGACCGAACGCTACCTTCCTCCACGCTGACGTTACCCGGGAAGAAGACATCAAGATGCTTGTGGACCACGCCGAGCAGAAATTGGGACGCCTGGACTGCATATTTAATAACGCCGGTTCCGGTGGTGCCTCGGGCCTTATCGAGGAGATTCCGGTAGAGGACTGGGACACGACAATCAACCTGCTCCTGCGCAGTGTTTTCCTTGGAATCAAGTATGCCGCCCCGGTCATGAAACGCCAGGGCTCGGGAAGCATCATCAGCACTGCCAGCGTTGCCGGCCTGCAGACGGGTTTCGGCGCCCATCCTTACAGCACCTGCAAGGCAGCCATAGTCCACCTCACGCGTACGGTTGCCATGGAGCTGGGCATCAGCGGTGTGCGGGTGAACTGCATCTGCCCCGGAGGCATTGCTACCTCCATTTTCGGTAGGGGCATCGGCCTTTCCGCCGAGGATGCTGACAGGATGGCGGAGTCCTTGAAGCCCGTCTTCGCCGACCTGCAGCCAATAAAACGCTCCGGTCTCCCCGAGGACATCGCTCAGGCAGCCCTGTGGCTGGCCAGTGACGACTCCAGCTTCGTTAATGGCCATGCCCTGGTTGTTGACGGTGGCCTCACCGGGGGACGACAGTGGGCCGGGGATGA
Above is a genomic segment from Dehalococcoidales bacterium containing:
- a CDS encoding ferritin family protein, with product MEIEQDQTLNALQTAIQMEIDGKEYYLEASRKSSNKLGRELLQTLAAEEDLHRQKFQSIFDTIRNKKEWPTVDFQPEGGTLLRTILARAEGTDSSIKASATELDAVQTAIDMESKTYDFYKSQGSDARYGAERDFYEALAAEEREHQLVLLDYHEYLRDPAAWFVNKERPSLDGG
- a CDS encoding nitrous oxide-stimulated promoter family protein; translated protein: MSKLFERMDRKKARDARVLADFVNIFCRENHRYEPKSLFPGEDEALRQAAGDRPLLLCSECRRLLYHGIVKLLQCPYDPKPMCKKCENPCYAPGYRERMQEVMRFSGLYLAKSGRLDVLFHYFF
- a CDS encoding 4Fe-4S binding protein; amino-acid sequence: MTIRTTRKIVHIDEEKCTGCGVCIPSCAEGALQIIDGKAKLISEKFCDGLGACLGECPEGAITIEERVAEGFNEELVNEHLTSQQQVEETLPCGCPGSTVTRFEKPAITETATETGTSQPSMLGHWPVQMTLVPPGATFLQGTDLILAAHCVPFAYAGFHQDFLKDHSLLIACPKLDDFQAHQKKLTDILSQSDVKSLTVVHMEVPCCSGLVHMARQAIQASGKDIPLKEVTIGVRGEVLT
- a CDS encoding methyltransferase domain-containing protein encodes the protein MASASEFKRMFKGACLEAEDLFLLEPFQIGYLPGWVPEQEFAAVLSAHPSIRRFLVARCPTIAAFIERILAQSSRSVSQDELKECTDRVVWTIADLLVYNKCPEVYDSLDFHNWDFSEVTSIVALDEAVVIDGGAGTGRVALEAARTAKWVFAVEPVARLREFIREKASEADLSNVFVLDGFLHAIPLPDRFADILITSHALGWRLEEELAEFERVVRADGFIVHCPGTAETTAEEQSQHSLLLSPEWHYEFSRYRESDGWKRKYWKRL
- a CDS encoding Crp/Fnr family transcriptional regulator, whose protein sequence is MRETNKTQILKRSSIFSGLSDDELAALAELAFEYSFMPDQFVFWDGDAPERFYVITEGSVKVVKHSSLGKEFIIAFFGPGEMFGEVAVFENKSYPASAQAVARTRVLGISREDFLAFLTDRPQVALRIINVLGGRLRDAQGRLRDLAGERVEQRIAAVLVMLSSKLGDTLPFTRQEIADMAGTTTETTIRVMSQLRSRGIISSVRGRVTILDAEKLRLLSEGYPRV
- a CDS encoding FAD-dependent oxidoreductase, with amino-acid sequence MYDLMVIGGGPAGLAATVYAARKQLNAALISQDIGGQMNWTLGIENYLGYQFIEAPELIGKFQTQVDQFPIDQKIGDKVSRVEKINGGYEAVLENGDRHQSKAAILATGKKPRMLNVPGEKELVGRGVAYCAVCDGPVFAGQRVAVVGGGNSALEAVLDMLKIGEHVDMVSLTPLTGDPVLISQLSEGEKLAVYTEHETVRIEGDPLVEGMVIKDIKTGEEKRLDVTGVFIEIGLVPNSDPVKGLLKLNKTGEVPVNCSCETALPGLFAAGDVTNVPEKQIVIAAGEGAKAALGAHRYLQRLG
- a CDS encoding heavy metal translocating P-type ATPase, with amino-acid sequence MVIDTRKKRKTVVPVIGMTCTNCAATIEKGLAAVPGVERASVNFASEKVSLEYDPAKVDLGKLSKTISDLGYGMATTKAIFPVGGMTCAACVARVEEALSGVTGVVSASVNLASEKATVEYVEGTEYADLKQAVARAGYELGQEAETLEDVTSAAQREVRSVRNRLIVAAALAIPIFALMWVPDFTGKLFLLWALATPVQFWAGWRYYRGMWGALRHRTADMNTLIAVGTSAAYFYSVVAVLLPGLFAAEALERNVYFDTSAMIITLITLGKFLEARAKGQTSAAIKKLIGMQPKVALVVRNGEEKEIPIEEVQVGDLILVRPGERVPVDGIMREGHSSLDESMVTGESIPVEKNVGDEVIGATINKTGSFRFEATKVGKDTTLAQIIRLVDEAQGSKAPIQRLADVIASYFVPIVLSIAIITFIVWYFVGPAPVLTFALLNFVAVLIIACPCALGLATPTAIMVGTGKGAENGVLIRSAEALERAHKIDTVMLDKTGTLTAGEPKVTDVIAAQSSSREEVLRLAASVERGSEHPLGEAIVRAATEMTLELSPVSEFNAVPGYGVEASVDDRRLLLGNLRLVEDRKLALNGLGEEAGRLREQGKTVMFLGVDSQVVGVIAVADTIKPDAAEAVARLKRMGISVVMLTGDNRRTAEAIAREAGVDRILAEVLPEHKAQEVKNLQAEGKVVAMVGDGINDAPALAQADVGIAIGTGTDVAMETGDITLIRGELSGIVTAISLSRSTVRTIKQNLFWAFAYNTVLIPIAAGVLYLVFGQGGVPSGAKFFLGDFGFLNPILAAAAMAASSLTVVSNSLRLRRFRPVRFEKTVGVGPVAVSGEESGGGTSMAIDPVCHMEVEEKSAAATSEYNGETYYFCAVGCKKAFDQDPEKYLAAQEK
- a CDS encoding SHOCT domain-containing protein encodes the protein MFVLSAVVVGLVVWAVIALSKRNATGGRGDSVSIARERYARGELSREEFEQIKKDLS